The Actinopolymorpha sp. NPDC004070 genome includes the window TCACCGCGGAGTTCATGAACAACGAGACCGGCGAGATCAAGTCCCAGACGGTCTTCATGGGCGACTTCCCGCTCATGACCGACAAGGGGACGTTCGTGATCAACGGCACCGAGCGTGTCGTGGTCAGCCAGCTCGTGCGTTCGCCCGGCGTCTACTTCGAGCGCTCGCTCGACAAGACGAGCGACAAGGACGTCTTCACAGCCAAGATGATCCCCTCGCGGGGTGCCTGGCTGGAGTTCGAGGTCGACAAGCGCGACACCGTTGGTGTCCGGCTCGACCGTAAGCGCAAGCAGAACGTCACCGTCCTCCTCAAGGCGCTCGGCTGGACCGACGCGCAGATCCTGGAGGAGTTCGGCGACTACGAGTCGATGCGTCTCACGCTGGAGAAGGACCACACCTCCGGCCAGGACGACGCGCTGCTCGACATCTACCGCAAGCTGCGGCCCGGCGAGCCCCCCACGCGGGAGGCGGCGCAGGCGCTGCTGGAGAACTACTACTTCAACCCGAAGCGGTACGACCTCGCCAAGGTCGGCCGGCACAAGATCAACAAGAAGCTCGGGTTGACGCTGCCGCACGACCAGTCGGTGCTGACCATCGACGACATCGTGGCCACGATCCGCTACCTCGTCGCGCTGCACGAGGGCCGGACCGAGCTCGACGCGCCGCAGGGTCAGATCGTCGTCGAGGACGACGACATCGACCACTTCGGCAACCGCCGGGTGCGCACCGTCGGCGAGCTGATCCAGAACCAGCTCCGCACCGGCCTGGCCCGGATGGAGCGGGTGGTCCGCGAGCGGATGACGACCCAGGACGTCGAGGCGATCACGCCGCAGACCCTGATCAACATCCGCCCCGTCGTCGCGGCGCTGAAGGAGTTCTTCGGCACCTCCCAGTCCAGCCAGTTCATGGACCAGACCAACCCCGTCGCCGGGCTGACGCACAAGCGTCGCTTCTCGGCGCTGGGCCCCGGTGGTCTGTCCCGTGACCGGGCCGGCATGGAGGTCCGCGACGTCCACCACTCCCACTACGGCCGGATGTGCCCGGTGGAGACGCCGGAAGGACCGAACATCGGTCTGATCGGTTCGCTCGCCACCTACGGCCGGGTCAACCCGTTCGGGTTCGTGGAGACGCCCTACCGCAAGGTCGTCGACGGCCGGGTCACCGACGAGGTGGAGTACCTCACCGCCGACGAGGAGGACCGTTTCGTCATCGCCCAGGCCAACGCGGTGCTGAACGACGACGGCACCTTCGCCGAGGACCGCGTGCTGGTCCGCAAGCGGCACGGTGAGGTCGACGCGATCGCTCGCGCCGAGGTCCAGTACATGGACGTCTCGCCCCGGCAGATGGTGTCGGTCGCCACGGCGATGATCCCGTTCCTGGAGCACGACGACGCCAACCGCGCGCTGATGGGTTCCAACATGCAGCGCCAGGCGGTGCCGCTGATCCGTTCGGAGTCGCCGCTCGTCGGCACCGGGATGGAATACCGCGCCGCCGTCGACGCCGGTGACGTCGTGACCGCCGAGAAGGCCGGTGTGGTCCGCGAGGCCTGCGCCGACTTCGTGGAAGTCGCGTGCGACGACGGTACGTACCAGACGTACCGGCTGGCGAAGTTCCGCCGGTCCAACGCGGGTACCAACATCAACCAGCGTCCGCTCGTCGCCGAGGGCGACCGGGTGGAGGTCGGTTCGGTGATCGCCGACGGGCCGTGCACCGACAACGCCGAGATGGCGCTCGGTCGCAACCTTCTGGTCGCGTTCATGTCGTGGCAGGGCCACAACTACGAGGACGCGATCATCCTGTCCCAGCGGATCGTCCAGGAAGACGTCCTCACCTCGATCCACATCGATCGGCACGAGGTCGACGCCCGTGACACCAAGCTGGGGCCGGAGGAGATCACCCGGGACATCCCGAACGTCTCCGAGGAGATGCTGGCCGACCTCGACGAGCGGGGCATCATCCGGATCGGCGCCGAGGTCGTCCCCGGCGACATCATCGTCGGCAAGGTCACGCCCAAGGGCGAGACCGAGCTGACGCCGGAGGAGCGGCTGCTCCGGGCGATCTTCGGTGAGAAGGCCCGTGAGGTCCGCGACACGTCGCTGAAGGTTCCGCACGGCGAGAGCGGCACGGTCATCGGTGTCCGCGTCTTCGACCGCGAGGAAGGCGACGAGCTGCCCCCGGGCGTCAACCAGCTGGTCCGGGTCGACGTGGCCCAGAAGCGCAAGGTGCAGGACGGTGACAAGCTTGCCGGCCGGCACGGGAACAAGGGCGTGATCTCCAAGATCCTGCCCGTGGAGGACATGCCGTTCCTCGAGGACGGCACCCCCGTCGACATCATCCTGAACCCGCTCGGCGTGCCGGGCCGGATGAACGTCGGCCAGGTCCTCGAGACCCACCTCGGGTGGGTCGCGAAGTCCGGCTGGCAGGTCGAGGGCGACGACGAGGAGTGGAAGACCCGCCTCACCGGCATCGGTGCCGGCGCGGCGGAGCCGGGCACCAACGTCGCGACCCCGGTCTTCGACGGGGCCCGCGAGGAGGAGATCACCGGCCTGCTCTCCTCGACGTTCCCCAACCGGGACGGGGTTCGCATGGTCGGCTCGGACGGCAAGGCACCCTTGCTGGACGGCCGAAGCGGCGAGCCGTTCCCGGAGCCGGTGGCGGTCGGCTACATCTACATGCTGAAGCTCAACCACCTGGTCGACGACAAGATCCACTCGCGGTCGACCGGCCCGTACTCCATGATCACCCAGCAGCCGCTGGGTGGTAAGGCGCAGTTCGGTGGTCAGCGCTTCGGTGAGATGGAGGTCTGGGCACTGGAGGCCTACGGCGCGGCGTTCGCGCTGCAGGAGCTCCTCACCATCAAGTCCGACGACGTGACAGGCCGGGTCAAGGTCTACGAAGCAGTCGTCAAGGGCGAGAACATCCCTGAACCGGGTATCCCGGAGTCGTTCAAGGTGCTCGTCAAGGAAATGCAGGCGCTCTGCCTCAACGTCGAAGTGCTCTCCAGCGACGGCATGGCCGTGGAGATGCGCGACAGCGAGGAGGACGTCTTCCGCGCCGCGGAGGAACTCGGAATCGACCTGACCCGGCAGGAGCCGAGCAGCGTCGAGGAAGTCTGAGGTGACGTGTGGGTGCGGTCCGGTGACTCGGGCCGCACCCGCTCACCCCGAATCTGAGTAGGCCTTCAACAACTAAGGGGTTCGAGAACACAGTGCTCGACGTCAACTTCTTCGACGAGCTTCGAATCGGCCTTGCGACGGTCGACGACATCCGGCAGTGGTCACACGGAGAGGTGAAGAAGCCGGAGACCATCAACTACCGCACGCTCAAGCCCGAGAAGGACGGCCTCTTCTGCGAGAAGATCTTCGGGCCGACCCGCGACTGGGAGTGCTACTGCGGTAAGTACAAGCGTGTCCGCTTCAAGGGCATCATCTGCGAGCGCTGCGGCGTCGAGGTCACCCGCACCAAGGTGCGCCGTGAGCGGATGGGCCACATCGAGCTGGCCGCGCCGGTCACCCACATCTGGTACTTCAAGGGCGTGCCGAGCCGCCTCGGCTACCTGCTCGACCTTGCCCCGAAGGACCTCGAGAAGGTCATCTACTTCGCGGCGTACATGATCACCCGGGTCGACGAGGAGGCCCGGTCCCGCGACCTGCCCTCGCTGGAGGCGCGGATCGACGTCGAGCGCAAGCAGATCGAGCAGCGCCGCGACAACGACGTCGAGACCCGGATGAAGAAGCTGGAAGAGGACCTCGCCCAGCTCGAGGCCGAGGGCGCCAAGGCCGACGCGCGCCGCAAGGTCAAGGAGGCCGCCGAGCGCGAGATCCGCCAGATCCGCGACCGCAACCAGCGCGAGCTGGACCGGCTCGAGGAGGTCTGGACCCGGTTCAAGAACCTCAAGGTCCAAGACCTCGAGGGCGACGAGATCCTCTACCGCGAGATGCGGTCCCGGTTCGGCAAGTACTTCTCCGGCAACATGGGTGCCGCGGCGATCAAGGACCGCCTGGAGTCGTTCGACCTCCAGGCCGAGGCCGTCAACCTGCGGGAGATCATCCGCAGCGGCAAGGGACAGAAGAAGACCCGGGCCCTGAAGCGGCTCAAGGTCGTCTCGGCGTTCCTGACCACCAACAACAACCCGCTGGGCATGGTGCTCGACTGTGTGCCGGTCATTCCGCCGGACCTGCGCCCGATGGTGCAGCTCGACGGTGGCCGGTTCGCGACGAGCGACCTGAACGACCTGTACCGCCGGGTGATCAACCGGAACAACCGCCTCAAGCGGCTGCTCGACCTCGGCGCGCCCGAGATCATCGTCAACAACGAGAAGCGGATGCTGCAGGAGGCCGTCGACGCGCTGTTCGACAACGGCCGCCGCGGCCGTCCGGTCACCGGGCCGGGCAACCGTCCGCTGAAGTCGCTGTCCGACATGCTCAAGGGCAAGCAGGGCCGGTTCCGCCAGAACCTCCTCGGCAAGCGCGTCGACTACTCCGGCCGCTCGGTCATCGTGGTCGGCCCGCAGCTGAAGCTGCACCAGTGCGGCCTCCCCAAGGGCATGGCGATCGAGCTCTTCAAGCCGTTCGTGATGAAGCGGCTGGTCGACCTCAACCACGCCCAGAACATCAAGAGCGCCAAGCGGATGGTCGAGCGTGCCCGCCCTGTGGTGTGGGACGTGCTCGAGGAGGTCATCGCCGAGCACCCGGTCCTGCTCAACCGGGCGCCGACGCTGCACCGTCTCGGCATCCAGGCGTTCGAGCCGCAGCTGATCGAGGGCAAGGCCATCCAGATCCACCCGCTCGTGTGTACGGCGTTCAACGCCGACTTCGACGGTGACCAGATGGCGGTGCACCTGCCGCTGTCGGCCGAGGCCCAGGCCGAGGCCCGGGTGCTGATGCTCTCGACCAACAACATCCTCAAGCCGGCCGACGGCCGGCCGGTGACGATGCCGACGCAGGACATGATCATCGGCATCTTCTTCCTCACCATGGCACGGGACAACATGCCCGGTGAGGGACGCGCGTTCGGCTCGGTGGCCGAGGCGATGATGGCGTTCGAGCGGGGCGAGATCCAGATCCAGAGCAGGATCAAGATCCGGCTCAAGGACATCGTTCCGCCGGCCGGTGCGACCCTGCCCGAGGGCTGGGAGCCCGGTCAGCCGATCATCCTCGACACCACGCTCGGCCTGGCGCTGTTCAACGAGGTGCTGCCCGCCGACTACCCGTACGTCGACTACGAGGTCGGCAAGAAGCAGCTCGGCGTGATCGTCAACGACC containing:
- the rpoB gene encoding DNA-directed RNA polymerase subunit beta, with protein sequence MAASRSTASTTSARTSTSDRVAAPHRVSFAKIKEPAEVPDLLALQVESFDTLVGNERWQARSEKALSEGRHDVPDRSGLEEIFEEISPIEDFSGTMSLSFRDHRFEPPKNSVDECKDRDFTYAAPLFVTAEFMNNETGEIKSQTVFMGDFPLMTDKGTFVINGTERVVVSQLVRSPGVYFERSLDKTSDKDVFTAKMIPSRGAWLEFEVDKRDTVGVRLDRKRKQNVTVLLKALGWTDAQILEEFGDYESMRLTLEKDHTSGQDDALLDIYRKLRPGEPPTREAAQALLENYYFNPKRYDLAKVGRHKINKKLGLTLPHDQSVLTIDDIVATIRYLVALHEGRTELDAPQGQIVVEDDDIDHFGNRRVRTVGELIQNQLRTGLARMERVVRERMTTQDVEAITPQTLINIRPVVAALKEFFGTSQSSQFMDQTNPVAGLTHKRRFSALGPGGLSRDRAGMEVRDVHHSHYGRMCPVETPEGPNIGLIGSLATYGRVNPFGFVETPYRKVVDGRVTDEVEYLTADEEDRFVIAQANAVLNDDGTFAEDRVLVRKRHGEVDAIARAEVQYMDVSPRQMVSVATAMIPFLEHDDANRALMGSNMQRQAVPLIRSESPLVGTGMEYRAAVDAGDVVTAEKAGVVREACADFVEVACDDGTYQTYRLAKFRRSNAGTNINQRPLVAEGDRVEVGSVIADGPCTDNAEMALGRNLLVAFMSWQGHNYEDAIILSQRIVQEDVLTSIHIDRHEVDARDTKLGPEEITRDIPNVSEEMLADLDERGIIRIGAEVVPGDIIVGKVTPKGETELTPEERLLRAIFGEKAREVRDTSLKVPHGESGTVIGVRVFDREEGDELPPGVNQLVRVDVAQKRKVQDGDKLAGRHGNKGVISKILPVEDMPFLEDGTPVDIILNPLGVPGRMNVGQVLETHLGWVAKSGWQVEGDDEEWKTRLTGIGAGAAEPGTNVATPVFDGAREEEITGLLSSTFPNRDGVRMVGSDGKAPLLDGRSGEPFPEPVAVGYIYMLKLNHLVDDKIHSRSTGPYSMITQQPLGGKAQFGGQRFGEMEVWALEAYGAAFALQELLTIKSDDVTGRVKVYEAVVKGENIPEPGIPESFKVLVKEMQALCLNVEVLSSDGMAVEMRDSEEDVFRAAEELGIDLTRQEPSSVEEV
- a CDS encoding DNA-directed RNA polymerase subunit beta' gives rise to the protein MLDVNFFDELRIGLATVDDIRQWSHGEVKKPETINYRTLKPEKDGLFCEKIFGPTRDWECYCGKYKRVRFKGIICERCGVEVTRTKVRRERMGHIELAAPVTHIWYFKGVPSRLGYLLDLAPKDLEKVIYFAAYMITRVDEEARSRDLPSLEARIDVERKQIEQRRDNDVETRMKKLEEDLAQLEAEGAKADARRKVKEAAEREIRQIRDRNQRELDRLEEVWTRFKNLKVQDLEGDEILYREMRSRFGKYFSGNMGAAAIKDRLESFDLQAEAVNLREIIRSGKGQKKTRALKRLKVVSAFLTTNNNPLGMVLDCVPVIPPDLRPMVQLDGGRFATSDLNDLYRRVINRNNRLKRLLDLGAPEIIVNNEKRMLQEAVDALFDNGRRGRPVTGPGNRPLKSLSDMLKGKQGRFRQNLLGKRVDYSGRSVIVVGPQLKLHQCGLPKGMAIELFKPFVMKRLVDLNHAQNIKSAKRMVERARPVVWDVLEEVIAEHPVLLNRAPTLHRLGIQAFEPQLIEGKAIQIHPLVCTAFNADFDGDQMAVHLPLSAEAQAEARVLMLSTNNILKPADGRPVTMPTQDMIIGIFFLTMARDNMPGEGRAFGSVAEAMMAFERGEIQIQSRIKIRLKDIVPPAGATLPEGWEPGQPIILDTTLGLALFNEVLPADYPYVDYEVGKKQLGVIVNDLAERYPKVQVAACLDGLKDVGFRWATRSGVTISIGDVITPARKPEILAGYEEKDARVQKQFERGLITDDERRQELIEIWTQATNEVHREMEEGFDKINPIYMMVHSGARGNMMQVRQIAAMRGLVANPKGEIIPRPIKSNYREGLSVVEFFIATHGARKGLADTALRTADSGYLTRRLVDVSQDVIVREDDCGSERGLIKRIATRQPDGTLRKDDNVETSVYARVLAEDATGADGQVAAPAGTDLGDQVIERLVQAGVEQLRVRSVLTCDSRVGACAACYGRSLASGKLVDIGEAVGIIAAQSIGEPGTQLTMRTFHTGGVAGEDITHGLPRVVELFEARQPKGKAPISEASGRVRIEDSEKSRKIVVIPDDGSEETAYPVSKRSRLLVEEGTHVEVGQQLTHGTPDPQDVLRVLGMRAVQQHLVDEVQEVYRSQGVAIHDKHIETIVRQMLRRVTVIESGDSELLPGELAERIRFEEENRRVVAEGGTPASGRPVLMGITKASLATDSWLSAASFQETTKVLTEAAINGKSDSLRGLKENVIIGKLIPAGTGMDRYRNIRVEPTEEAKAAMYSMVGYEGYDADYSFGAGSGEAVRLEDFDFGGYTS